The Mycolicibacterium parafortuitum nucleotide sequence ATGGGACGCAGCACTGGATCCTGGATGTTGTCGGACACCAATGAGGAGAGTGCAGGCGTCCAATCCTCGAAGCGCTGCCCGATAAATGCTCGCATGGTCGCTGGGCCGCCGATGTCGACAGATTCAACGAGGTTGAGTGGTGCGATGATGGCGACGTAGCCGCTGAGCGTGTTGTTGGTGTTGTGGTGAGCGAGAATGCCCTGACCGGGCGCTAGCGCCATGAGCGTGCCGCGACCGATAAGCGCTGCGCCTTCACGAGACAGCAACTGTCCATGGGCAGAACCAATCTCGATGAAGCAGGTGCCCGTGTAGACCGGATCGACGCCGGAGACGCTCCGGCGCACTTTCGACCACGCGCCGTCAGCACCCACGACGAGGTCGGCTGCAGTCGATGAGCCGTCGGCGAAGTTCACCTGAGGGCGCTGCCCCGGAGCGGTGGTCACCCTGCTCACCTTCCGTCCCCAGCGGATGGTGCCTATAGGCAGCGAGGCAATCAACATGCGGCGAAGATCGCCGCGGTCCACCTCAGGGCGGGTGCCGAGGCTGCTTCCCGGCCAATCGAACAAGATGGTGCCGTCGCGTCCGGCGATACGTTTGGCGTCGTGACCTGGACGGATGAGGGCCTGGAAGTCTTCGAACAACACCGCGTCGCGCAGCGCCGCCTGTCCAGTGTGTGGGTGGATGTCGAGCAGGCCGCCCTGAACACGCGCGGCGTCAGATTCTTCAGCGTCGTAAACGGTAGTGGCGACGCCGTGGACGTGCAGAGTGCGGGCCAGTGTGAGGCCTCCAAGTCCAGCCCCAACGATGACTATCAACGACATCAGGCGCTCCCCGGCTACGGCACGACACATGTCGAGCTCCGATGAAAAGACGCTGGGCGGCTGAGACCTTTGGCCTAAGCACCGTGTCGGCGACCGCTTGATCGGTCGATTTTCGCGATGGCTACGACGCTACCGGAGTCTTCCTGATGTCGCGAGACAGGAACTGTGGTCTTCGTTCGCGAGTTCTGCGACTCTCGGGGCGTGGTCCACGGTTCGGTCCATCATTGCCGAGGCAGTAGTGGCCCCCGCTATAAACCTGCCTCCGCCGGAGAAAAGCGGGTTGGAGGTCAAGATGATTC carries:
- a CDS encoding FAD-dependent oxidoreductase, translating into MSLIVIVGAGLGGLTLARTLHVHGVATTVYDAEESDAARVQGGLLDIHPHTGQAALRDAVLFEDFQALIRPGHDAKRIAGRDGTILFDWPGSSLGTRPEVDRGDLRRMLIASLPIGTIRWGRKVSRVTTAPGQRPQVNFADGSSTAADLVVGADGAWSKVRRSVSGVDPVYTGTCFIEIGSAHGQLLSREGAALIGRGTLMALAPGQGILAHHNTNNTLSGYVAIIAPLNLVESVDIGGPATMRAFIGQRFEDWTPALSSLVSDNIQDPVLRPIYALPTTHRWKRLPGVTLIGDAAHLMSPFAGEGANLAMFDGAALAAQMIACRGHIEEALSAYEDALFPRAAEAARRSASNLEQFFGPDTPDSAVRLFAGLLT